From Staphylococcus delphini, one genomic window encodes:
- a CDS encoding SDR family NAD(P)-dependent oxidoreductase, whose translation MNNVIKCYDSDKHLWVFTGQGSLNLKNIKHLYNKNNTFKFYFSKYISQLEDILNISIMKMILDESSELNQRTDLEQPITVALQLAIARMWNGVNFYPSVVIGHSIGEYSAAVIAGVMEPSDALLLATHRGNLMSKSPEGGMAAVFKGIKELLPLPNDIVVAAKNAPDLTVISGPYQQLEKFLNINHRDNYVMLNVGHAFHSPSMREAASKFENYVQKTKLKYPNKSVKFISTLTGNEETEKLTSTNYWVEQIVQPVNYLKAIKTCKQMFPNVSSVSELGVSSTLLNITKKTLINTGKIKYIPFDSNIKIVKRKNKLYNSKPIPWNKPKINNRFQESMLNKYAFETNWELISLSKADFDMNETSYLVISENSIDNLPPKWKQIDGKDLDIVKEMIQTKVWDGIIVFSTDIEDDVYKSLEILKYLASDTNIIQTPISFVNHFDNINNSGIQGLLKTFRLEYPEAQVQYIKYKDENNIFSNILYCMYQSSEEDLLIESDKEIYGSRLNRSSKLDELKELELNPNGTYIISGGQGALGLVSLRLLVKKGARNIILLSRSSLRDDVHEELNVLRKESSIELLKCDVSNKEDVRKVKEWLSEMSWPSVKGIIHAAGVLSDAVIQNQTSESFEVSYSAKVHGAHNLHDMFLPPDFLLLFSSAAAIFGSAGQGNYAAANSTLDTLAEKWNYNNENVLSIQWGAWSDGGMAERHSAADYSEKIGFGSISNELGSQMIEQVLANKLKGVLCFTPINWSEFTSNTSFISNFISKKRELNNDISKIDVYSTVKSIVYDTLGKSLDDYDSLLDNGIDSLASVSIRNKIMNIFDVNLTPSLLFDYPNIKAITKYINSELVGYNTKNLGYENYIQSSLPVLVIGAGVSGISFARKLESQGISTIIMESKSEIGGVWSNLANSHSKLQIDSPGYGFDCTVPPSLNTHKWSSVFPTRDEILKELKSISTSLEGEILYNTHVEKVKKISENEYEITYIQNSSEKSINVSGVAAFTGGLHKPIKKKIPNEDCFKGHIASGISNDTPRDIFKNASVAILGHGAFAIENMRTAFENGANSVTIICRKRNLVMPNFGNWLLNSSDSTMSAKDVIEVMRPFYKACGINIEELNAIIEEQNGEWKINQNTVPAGSDLYFLSQILGKLKVVIAEPEKLTEDSLILNNGQSIECDVFLKCLGSKTDDSIIKNIFGDKATIHGLWINEDPNLITYNDGTNGSQTLNNVKSLLCSSYTFFVQSFVQPYIDYRKDPIKFDKLMKRIKNNPKESTVEILYTELWDYLEKAKKNLAAHVEEECPFDVFQSKCESEWEYYSKLLANDTSSTISLWELMKPTLHIIKKRNPSLPIETRKYSPLFGFISTYIPSKPRVLFLAGQGTNSQLSKELLNQTGWLKHSNLDFVIPDAPFEMPAFTNEEQLELLGLDELSKSGKYKKILPTGSGNQGLNYCTIIMKIMTLFIYLLQIIYNGKLL comes from the coding sequence ATGAATAATGTAATTAAATGTTATGACTCTGATAAACATTTATGGGTTTTTACTGGTCAAGGTTCTTTGAATCTGAAAAATATTAAACACTTATATAACAAAAATAATACTTTTAAGTTCTATTTTTCTAAATATATTTCTCAGTTAGAAGATATATTAAATATTTCCATAATGAAAATGATTTTGGATGAATCTTCTGAATTAAACCAAAGGACTGATTTAGAGCAACCAATAACTGTGGCGCTACAGTTAGCGATAGCTAGAATGTGGAATGGAGTGAATTTCTATCCTTCTGTTGTTATCGGTCATTCAATTGGAGAATATTCAGCGGCAGTCATTGCAGGTGTTATGGAACCTTCTGATGCACTGCTATTAGCAACGCATAGAGGAAATTTAATGTCTAAATCTCCAGAAGGTGGAATGGCAGCTGTGTTTAAAGGGATAAAAGAATTGCTCCCATTACCTAATGATATCGTAGTAGCAGCTAAAAATGCGCCAGATCTAACTGTTATTTCAGGTCCATATCAACAATTAGAAAAGTTCTTAAATATTAATCATAGGGATAACTATGTGATGCTAAATGTAGGGCATGCTTTTCACTCACCTTCAATGAGAGAAGCTGCCTCTAAATTTGAGAATTATGTACAAAAAACCAAACTTAAATATCCTAATAAATCTGTAAAATTCATTTCTACTTTAACAGGGAACGAAGAAACGGAAAAACTCACTAGTACAAATTATTGGGTTGAACAAATAGTTCAACCTGTAAATTATTTAAAAGCTATTAAAACCTGTAAGCAAATGTTTCCTAATGTATCGTCAGTTTCAGAATTAGGTGTGAGTTCAACCTTATTAAATATTACTAAAAAAACATTAATAAACACAGGAAAAATAAAATACATTCCGTTCGATTCAAATATAAAAATTGTTAAAAGAAAAAATAAATTATATAATTCTAAGCCTATTCCATGGAATAAACCTAAAATAAACAATAGATTTCAAGAAAGCATGTTAAATAAGTATGCTTTTGAAACTAATTGGGAATTAATAAGCTTATCAAAAGCTGATTTTGATATGAATGAGACATCATATCTTGTTATCTCTGAAAATTCAATTGATAATCTGCCACCAAAATGGAAACAGATTGACGGTAAAGATTTAGATATTGTAAAAGAAATGATTCAAACTAAAGTTTGGGATGGAATTATTGTGTTTAGCACAGATATAGAAGATGATGTTTATAAATCACTAGAAATATTGAAATACTTAGCTAGTGATACCAACATAATTCAGACACCTATAAGTTTTGTTAACCATTTTGATAATATTAACAATTCGGGAATTCAAGGTCTTTTAAAAACTTTCCGCTTAGAATATCCAGAAGCGCAAGTACAATATATTAAATACAAAGATGAGAATAATATATTCTCTAATATTTTGTATTGTATGTATCAATCTTCGGAAGAAGATTTATTAATTGAATCTGACAAAGAAATATATGGATCAAGATTGAATCGTTCTTCCAAATTAGATGAATTAAAAGAATTAGAATTAAATCCTAATGGAACATATATAATTAGCGGTGGGCAAGGTGCTTTAGGACTTGTGTCATTAAGATTATTAGTGAAAAAAGGTGCTAGAAACATAATTTTGCTTTCTAGATCATCATTAAGAGATGATGTTCATGAAGAATTAAATGTATTGAGGAAAGAATCTAGTATAGAACTTTTAAAATGTGATGTATCAAATAAGGAAGATGTAAGGAAAGTAAAAGAGTGGCTTAGTGAAATGAGTTGGCCAAGTGTTAAAGGGATTATTCATGCTGCAGGTGTGCTGAGTGACGCTGTTATACAAAACCAAACATCTGAAAGCTTTGAAGTATCTTATTCAGCTAAAGTACATGGGGCACATAACTTACATGATATGTTTTTACCACCTGACTTCTTACTGCTATTTTCTTCGGCAGCAGCAATATTTGGTTCGGCTGGACAAGGTAACTATGCGGCAGCAAATTCTACACTCGATACTTTGGCTGAAAAGTGGAACTATAACAATGAGAATGTATTATCAATACAATGGGGTGCTTGGTCTGATGGAGGAATGGCAGAACGCCATTCAGCAGCAGATTATTCTGAGAAAATTGGATTTGGCTCTATCTCAAATGAACTAGGATCACAAATGATTGAGCAAGTACTTGCCAATAAATTAAAAGGTGTATTATGCTTCACTCCAATTAATTGGAGTGAATTTACATCAAATACTTCTTTTATTAGTAATTTCATTTCTAAAAAAAGGGAATTAAATAATGATATAAGTAAAATAGATGTATATAGTACTGTCAAAAGCATTGTTTATGATACTTTGGGTAAATCTCTAGATGATTACGATTCTCTATTAGATAATGGGATAGATTCACTAGCGAGTGTATCTATTCGTAACAAAATTATGAATATATTTGATGTCAACTTAACACCTTCACTTTTGTTTGATTATCCTAATATAAAAGCAATTACTAAGTATATAAATAGTGAACTTGTTGGTTATAATACAAAAAATTTAGGATATGAAAACTATATTCAATCAAGTTTACCTGTTCTTGTTATCGGAGCTGGAGTTAGTGGGATTTCTTTTGCAAGAAAACTAGAGAGTCAAGGGATTTCCACTATAATAATGGAGTCCAAAAGTGAAATTGGAGGCGTATGGAGTAATTTAGCTAACAGTCATTCAAAATTACAAATTGATTCTCCTGGATATGGTTTTGATTGTACTGTTCCCCCTTCTTTAAATACGCATAAGTGGTCTAGTGTCTTTCCTACAAGGGATGAGATACTTAAAGAACTGAAAAGTATTTCGACTTCACTTGAAGGTGAAATACTTTATAATACACATGTTGAAAAAGTGAAAAAAATTTCTGAAAATGAATATGAAATAACTTATATACAAAATTCTAGTGAAAAGAGCATTAATGTATCTGGCGTAGCTGCTTTCACTGGTGGTTTACATAAACCAATAAAGAAAAAAATACCTAATGAAGACTGTTTCAAAGGACATATAGCTTCTGGAATTTCAAATGACACTCCTAGGGATATATTTAAAAATGCATCAGTTGCTATTTTAGGGCACGGTGCATTTGCAATAGAAAATATGCGTACAGCTTTTGAAAACGGAGCGAATAGTGTCACAATAATATGTAGAAAAAGAAATCTAGTTATGCCTAACTTTGGGAATTGGCTACTTAATTCAAGCGATAGTACGATGTCAGCAAAAGATGTTATAGAAGTAATGAGACCGTTTTATAAAGCTTGTGGAATTAATATTGAAGAATTAAATGCAATTATAGAGGAACAAAACGGAGAATGGAAAATTAATCAAAATACTGTTCCAGCAGGTTCTGACTTGTATTTTTTATCACAAATTTTAGGTAAGTTGAAGGTTGTAATTGCTGAACCCGAGAAACTTACAGAAGACTCACTTATATTAAATAATGGACAATCTATTGAATGTGATGTCTTTCTTAAATGTTTAGGCTCAAAAACAGACGATAGTATTATAAAAAACATATTTGGAGATAAGGCTACGATACATGGCTTGTGGATTAACGAAGATCCAAACCTAATTACTTATAATGATGGAACCAATGGATCTCAAACCTTAAATAACGTTAAATCATTATTATGTAGCAGTTATACGTTTTTTGTACAATCATTTGTTCAACCATATATTGACTATAGAAAAGACCCAATAAAATTTGACAAACTTATGAAAAGAATAAAAAACAATCCAAAAGAATCAACTGTTGAAATTCTATATACTGAGCTTTGGGATTACTTAGAAAAAGCTAAAAAGAATCTAGCTGCTCACGTAGAAGAAGAATGTCCTTTTGATGTGTTTCAAAGCAAATGCGAAAGCGAATGGGAATATTATTCAAAATTACTAGCTAATGATACTTCTTCTACTATTTCTTTATGGGAATTGATGAAACCAACTTTGCATATAATTAAAAAGCGTAATCCTTCTCTTCCTATTGAAACACGTAAATATAGTCCCTTATTCGGATTTATTTCGACATATATACCAAGTAAACCGAGAGTTTTATTTTTAGCTGGTCAAGGGACTAACTCACAATTATCGAAAGAATTACTAAACCAAACCGGATGGTTAAAACATTCAAATCTTGATTTTGTTATACCAGATGCACCATTTGAAATGCCTGCATTTACAAATGAAGAACAGTTAGAATTATTAGGTTTAGATGAACTATCGAAATCAGGTAAGTATAAAAAAATACTTCCTACAGGGAGTGGAAATCAGGGTTTGAATTATTGTACAATAATTATGAAAATAATGACCCTATTCATATATCTACTACAGATCATTTACAATGGAAAGCTTCTTTAA